One window of the Cryptomeria japonica chromosome 7, Sugi_1.0, whole genome shotgun sequence genome contains the following:
- the LOC131857108 gene encoding disease resistance protein Roq1-like, with translation MASSNRHCMVFICFFLHLSFVVSKKNIISPPCCNSSSAFMASSSSSAQERSTASPKQYDAFISHRGPDVKETLAKQLYERLKARQCGAFLDRQEIEGGDSITAAIENAIRSSVVQIAIFSKGYAESKWCLEELVLMLEQTDALFIPVFYDVHPWELRHIENNKSQYAAAFSDYRMKGRYLDKLDEWKKALACAADISGYELSQYQEDLGEKIVSRVLQETEKKKPLHVAKYPVGLAVIVQDFENSCSQTAGTVGIFGLGGVGKTTLARELFNRKRSSYSASSFLSDVRESHARGKLHHLQSQLLKDLFPEDQKIKDLDIRSVDEGIGKLKDRLGRATHLHFLIILDDIDQENQLDALLPEGVLGSGSLVIITTRDQSVLRGADISYKMKEMDKDHAMELFSKHAFRGRDPPAAYEKLIESFVEFCGGLPLSLKVLGAHVYRRDEHYWELELEKVKQIQPMDIMQRLKISFDSLDSEEKQIFIDIACLFNKKEIPEVERGVRVVDYMPIKDKAISIWKASGWSAEHAVQTLQDKCLVEVVMGFKYPLFHMHNHLRDLGRQMADELGPPRLWRPDILKSMEAKGFKQILEETKGRCFQSFWDLALEQKITYFIAETGLLWLEIRPSFVLKKISSRIPSWIPLQKLYFLNVWEVEELWSTFQQQFQTNMQASFELRKLWIWDSPSLGKLPESMAMFSHLEELRIVRSLEKTDLISMVQSLGQTDITSLAQSLKQLSDLRSLFVECTKEYGFCGGIFDLSKTMASTDLDSSASSLMVRLEKIELSGPNNISKLLISGEICPILRSVKVGWM, from the exons ATGGCTTCCTCCAACCGACACTGTATGGTTTTCATCTGTTTTTTCCTTCATCTTTCCTTCGTCGTCTCCAAGAAGAATATCATATCCCCACCCTGCTGCAATTCTAGTTCCGCATTCATGGCTTCCTCCTCATCCTCTGCTCAGGAAAGATCAACTGCATCTCCTAAACAATACGATGCATTCATCAGCCACCGAGGCCCTGACGTCAAAGAAACCCTTGCTAAACAACTCTATGAGCGTCTTAAGGCTAGACAGTGCGGGGCATTTCTAGACCGTCAAGAGATAGAAGGGGGAGATTCTATTACAGCTGCCATTGAAAATGCCATACGCTCATCTGTTGTGCAAATAGCCATTTTTTCTAAAGGATATGCAGAGTCAAAGTGGTGTTTAGAGGAGCTTGTTCTTATGTTAGAACAAACTGATGCCCTCTTTATTCCTGTCTTCTACGATGTCCACCCTTGGGAGCTTCGCCACATCGAGAACAACAAGTCTCAATATGCTGCGGCATTTTCTGACTATCGAATGAAAGGCAGGTATCTTGATAAGTTGGATGAATGGAAAAAGGCCCTCGCATGTGCTGCAGACATATCTGGTTATGAACTTAGCCAGTATCAAGA GGATTTGGGTGAAAAGATTGTGTCCCGTGTGCTGCAAGAAACGGAAAAGAAGAAACCTTTACATGTTGCAAAATATCCGGTTGGACTTGCAGTAATAGTCCaagattttgaaaattcttgttcgCAGACAGCAGGGACTGTGGGGATCTTTGGTCTAGGCGGGGTTGGCAAGACCACCCTGGCAAGAGAATTGTTTAACAGGAAGCGTTCAAGTTACAGTGCATCGTCCTTTCTCTCTGATGTCAGAGAATCACATGCTAGAGGTAAATTGCACCACTTGCAAAGTCAGCTCTTGAAAGATCTTTTCCCCGAAGATCAAAAGATTAAAGATTTAGATATTAGGAGTGTGGATGAAGGAATCGGAAAGTTGAAGGATCGTCTGGGAAGGGCAACGCATTTGCATTTCCTTATAATCCTAGATGATATCGATCAAGAGAACCAGTTAGACGCCCTATTACCTGAAGGTGTACTGGGTTCTGGTAGCCTAGTAATTATTACAACCCGTGACCAGAGTGTGTTAAGGGGTGCAGATATCAGTTATAAGATGAAGGAAATGGATAAGGATCATGCTATGGAGCTTTTCTCTAAACATGCTTTTCGCGGACGTGATCCACCCGCTGCATATGAGAAATTAATTGAAAGTTTCGTGGAATTCTGTGGAGGTTTACCCCTCTCACTGAAAGTTCTGGGCGCCCATGTTTATCGTAGGGATGAGCATTATTGGGAGCTAGAATTGGAAAAGGTTAAGCAAATTCAGCCTATGGATATAATGCAAAGGCTTAAAATTAGCTTTGATAGCCTGGACAGTGAAGAGAAACAGATATTTATTGATATAGCTTGTCTTTTCAATAAGAAAGAAATACCTGAAGTGGAAAGGGGAGTTAGAGTTGTAGATTATATGCCTATAAAAGATAAAGCTATATCAATCTGGAAGGCGTCTGGTTGGAGCGCAGAACATGCCGTTCAAACCCTCCAAGATAAGTGCCTAGTCGAAGTGGTTATGGGTTTTAAATACCCACTCTTTCATATGCATAATCACCTCCGCGATCTGGGAAGACAAATGGCAGATGAGTTGGGCCCTCCTCGACTGTGGAGACCAGACATTCTTAAATCTATG GAAGCAAAAGGATTTAAACAAATCCTAGAAGAAACAAAGGGCAGGTGTTTCCAGTCTTTCTGGGATTTGGCGCTTGAACAGAAAATTACTTATTTTATAGCAGAGACTGGCCTCCTGTGGCTTGAAATTAGACCTAGctttgtattaaaaaaaatttcttcacGAATTCCTTCCTGGATTCCTCTACAGAAATTGTACTTTTTAAACGTTTGGGAAGTGGAAGAATTGTGGAGCACATTCCAGCAACAGTTCCAGACCAATATGCAG GCCAGTTTTGAGTTGAGAAAGTTATGGATTTGGGACTCTCCCTCTTTGGGAAAGCTTCCAGAATCAATGGCAATGTTCAGTCATTTGGAAGAATTACGTATAGTAAGGTCCTTGGAGAAGACAGATTTAATATCCATGGTGCAATCACTGGGTCAGACAGATATAACATCCTTGGCGCAATCACTTAAACAACTTAGTGATCTTAGATCATTGTTCGTGGAGTGCACCAAGGAGTACGGCTTCTGCGGAGGGATTTTTGATCTGAGCAAAACTATGGCTTCAACTGATTTGGATTCTTCTGCAAGCAGCCTCATGGTTAGACTTGAAAAAATAGAACTCAGTGGTCCTAATAATATATCAAAGTTGCTAATTAGTGGAGAAATTTGTCCTATACTTCGATCAGTGAAAGTTGGGTGGATGTAA